A stretch of DNA from Parvularcula bermudensis HTCC2503:
CCGCCAAAACGCCGCCGGGCACGAAATCGGTTGTCCCGGTCAATACCCATGTCCAGATGATCGCGGGCAATAACAGGCCGATCGACGTGCCGATCAAAATGCCAAGATAGATGGCCCCGCCGCGCTTGGCCGCCTGGTTCTCCTTGTGCGTCACAAGGGGAAAGGTCGAGAGGGTCAGGATCTCGTAAAAGGTAAAGAAGGTCAGGAGATTGCCGGCAAAGGCAATACCGATAGCCGCGGCGATCGCGATGGCGAAGCAGCCGTAAAAGCGTGTTTGGTGCGCCTCCCCGTTTCCTCGCATATAGCCGATAGAGTAAAGCGAGTTGACGATATAAAGCCCCGAGGCAATCACCGCGAACATTGCGCCCAAGGGCTCCGCCTGAAAGCTCAGGGACAGGCCGGGCAGGATTTCGAACAGGGTCACCGTTGGACGCGCGCCCTGACCGACGGCGCCGGCAACATTCAGCACAAAGAGAAACGTAACCGCCGCGAAGCCCAAAATGACGGTTTCCCGCAGGTTCGGCGCGCGATCGGCCAGAAGGATACCGAAAAAAGAGATCAGGGGCAGGAACAATGCATAAAGAATGCTGTGCTCGGGCGTAATGGGAAGGATCATCGGCCAAGCCCCTCCCGTGTAAGAATGTCCGCTGCGTGATCAGCCAGTGCGATCAACCCTTCGGCATCAAACCCGACATAGAGATTGGCGAAGGTCATCAACCCCATGGGGATCAACATGCCAAGGGGCACGGAGGATCTGATCTTCACCTGATTTTCAGGTGGGGGATCGAGCAGGATCGCATAGGCCACCCGCCCGACATAGGCGACGGCGATCAGCGACGATACGACCACAAATCCCACCAGCAGAAGTGAGGGGACCGGCAAGGTTGCCGCCAAGGCCGCCTCGATCAGGACATATTTTGAGACGAACCCAGCCGTGAACGGCACGCCGATCAGGCTTAGCCCCGCCGAGATAAAACAGCAGGCGGTGAATGGCATCGTCTTGAAGAGGCCCCGATAGGCGGCGATCCTGTGCGACCCCACGGCATAGAACACCGCCCCCACCGCCATGAACAGCGCCGCCTTCATCAGGGCATGATTGAAAACGTGCACAATGGACGCCGAAACGCCATCACTGGTGGCAATGGAAATGCCAAGCAGCATGTAGCCGACCTGGGCAACCGAACTGAACGCCAGGATTTGCTTCACATCGTCCCGGAACACCGCAATCAACGAGGCGATCACCATCCCCGCAAGACCGAAAGCCATCAGAAGGAAGAGGGCGGTTTCGAGAAACGGGAAAGTAAAGCCGAATACGGTGAACAAGAATCGCATCAGCGCGTAAATCGCCGCCTTGGTCGAGGTCGCGGCCAGGATCGCCGTGACGACGGACGGCGCGAAGGTATAGGCGTCGGGCAACCAACGGTGCATGGGGAACATGGCAAGCTTGAGGGCCAGCCCCGTCACGACAAAAGCGAACCCGGCACGGACGACCCGATCGTCCTGCCCGCTCAAGCGCTCATGAAGGTCAATCATATTAAGGGTGCCGGTCGCCTGATAGAGAAGGCCGATCCCGATGACGAAGAATGTCGCGCCGATGGTGCCGAGCACCAGATAGGTGAAGGCCGCGGTCAAGGCGCGCCGGTCCTGACGCGCCCCCATCGCCACCAGCGTATAGGTAGAGAGCGAGCTGATTTCGAGGAAAACGAACAGGTTGAAGGCATCCCCCGTCGCAACAACCCCAAGAAGCCCCGCCACGGAGACCAAAATCATCCCATAAATATGAGAGGATTGGACAGCCGATGTCTCCCGCGCCAAGCTCTGCCGCGCGAAGGGAAGAACCGCCGCCGCAATCCCGCTGATCAGGGCCATGACCAAAGCCCCGAGGACATCGATACGATAGACGATGCCCAGGGGGGCGGGCCAACCGCCCAGGGCATAGTCGACGACATCGACCGAGCGCACCTGCACCAGGAGCGCCGCCGCCGCCCAAAAGGAGAGCCAGGCGATCAACGTGGCGAAGGCCCAGGGGAGATTGCCCCGGGGCAACAGCACGCAAATCGGCGCCGCCAGAAGCGGCAGGAGCACGGGAAGGACGGCAAGATGGTCGGCCAAGGTCACGCCGTTCCCCCTTCGCCGAAGGGCGACCCCGTCGCCGCTTCGTTATCCATACGCTCCAACTCGTCCTCTTCGATCGTGCCGTAGGCCTCACGGATCCTCACCGCCAAGGCGAGCCCCACCGCTGTCGTTGCCACCCCAACGACGATCGCGGTCAGGATCAGCACATGCGGCAGAGGATTGGAATAGAC
This window harbors:
- a CDS encoding monovalent cation/H+ antiporter subunit D family protein, with protein sequence MTLADHLAVLPVLLPLLAAPICVLLPRGNLPWAFATLIAWLSFWAAAALLVQVRSVDVVDYALGGWPAPLGIVYRIDVLGALVMALISGIAAAVLPFARQSLARETSAVQSSHIYGMILVSVAGLLGVVATGDAFNLFVFLEISSLSTYTLVAMGARQDRRALTAAFTYLVLGTIGATFFVIGIGLLYQATGTLNMIDLHERLSGQDDRVVRAGFAFVVTGLALKLAMFPMHRWLPDAYTFAPSVVTAILAATSTKAAIYALMRFLFTVFGFTFPFLETALFLLMAFGLAGMVIASLIAVFRDDVKQILAFSSVAQVGYMLLGISIATSDGVSASIVHVFNHALMKAALFMAVGAVFYAVGSHRIAAYRGLFKTMPFTACCFISAGLSLIGVPFTAGFVSKYVLIEAALAATLPVPSLLLVGFVVVSSLIAVAYVGRVAYAILLDPPPENQVKIRSSVPLGMLIPMGLMTFANLYVGFDAEGLIALADHAADILTREGLGR